Proteins encoded within one genomic window of Humulus lupulus chromosome 1, drHumLupu1.1, whole genome shotgun sequence:
- the LOC133815683 gene encoding uncharacterized protein LOC133815683, with protein sequence MYVVEYQTWIFLSRFLACLLCTLVVRSIKLAAMEKIVNRSLERGYLVTDEVFEALVIIGFSLDSPAFYTVCESFDQKKNGRFRLDDFISLCIFLQSARNMFDSFDTAKQGRVTLDLNQFVYCTANCRIKYIESKR encoded by the exons ATGTATGTTGTGGAATATCAAACTTGGATTTTTCTTTCACGGTTTCTTGCTTGCCTTCTTTGTACCTTAGTAGTTAGAAGTATAAAGCTTGCAGCTATGGAAAAGATTGTAAACAGAAGCTT GGAGCGTGGTTATCTTGTTACTGATGAAGTGTTTGAG GCATTGGTAATAATTGGATTCTCGTTGGACTCTCCTGCTTTTTACACTGTCTGTGAG AGTTTTGATCAAAAGAAGAATGGAAGATTCAGATTAGATGATTTCATATCTCTTTGTATATTTTTGCAGTCAGCTCG TAATATGTTTGATTCATTTGATACTGCTAAGCAGGGCCGGGTGACTCTTGATCTTAACCAATTTGTATATTGCa CTGCCAATTGTAGGATAAAATATATTGAAAGCAAAAGATAA